The following proteins are encoded in a genomic region of Dialister hominis:
- a CDS encoding NAD(P)/FAD-dependent oxidoreductase produces MAKNYDVIIIGAGPAGIFTALEIADTGLSVLILEKGLDIRDRIALNKNRTAPASDRRANIVSGWGGAGAFSDGKLTLTTDYGGNLDDYMNKGELSRLISYVDSIYCQFGGADRKVYGDEHLEELHALKRKAAAADLAFIPARIRHLGTDVNSEILSHMRDSLPNNVTVIAKTPVDTILADKDGSALGVVAGGETYHCKYLVSAPGRDGAEWFAGEAKRLGLKTKSNAVDIGVRVESPAEIYEPITDLCYESKLVYFSEDFDDRVRTFCMNPYGFVVTENNNGLMTVNGHSYANKKSQNTNFAILVSKQFTEPFHEPIEYGKYIASLANMLGGGPIVQRLGDLRDGRRSTPERIRRGLVQPTMPSAAPGDLSLVLPYRFLKDIMGMFEALDKVAPGANSRHTLLYGVEVKFYSSRIELSNKLETVIPNFFAIGDGAGITRGLAQASAAGVVVGREICARIGQPKGDI; encoded by the coding sequence ATGGCTAAGAATTATGATGTGATTATTATTGGTGCAGGCCCTGCGGGGATTTTCACTGCGCTGGAAATCGCAGATACGGGCCTTTCTGTGCTGATTCTTGAAAAAGGGCTGGATATCCGCGATCGTATCGCTTTGAACAAGAACAGGACGGCGCCGGCGAGCGACAGGCGCGCGAATATTGTCTCCGGCTGGGGCGGAGCGGGGGCTTTCTCTGACGGGAAGCTGACGCTGACGACGGATTACGGTGGCAATCTGGACGATTACATGAATAAGGGCGAATTGTCCCGCCTGATTTCCTACGTAGATTCCATTTACTGCCAGTTCGGCGGGGCAGACAGGAAGGTCTACGGGGATGAGCATCTGGAGGAACTCCATGCGCTGAAGAGAAAGGCAGCTGCGGCTGACCTGGCTTTCATTCCTGCCCGCATCCGTCATTTGGGGACGGACGTGAACAGCGAAATCCTCTCCCATATGAGAGACAGCCTGCCGAATAATGTGACTGTCATCGCTAAGACGCCGGTCGACACGATTCTGGCGGATAAGGACGGCAGCGCCCTTGGTGTTGTGGCTGGCGGAGAAACGTACCACTGCAAGTACCTCGTTTCCGCTCCGGGCCGTGACGGTGCTGAATGGTTTGCCGGCGAGGCGAAGAGACTGGGCCTCAAGACGAAGTCGAATGCTGTCGACATCGGTGTCCGCGTAGAATCTCCGGCTGAAATTTATGAACCGATCACCGATCTCTGCTATGAGTCCAAGCTCGTTTATTTCTCCGAAGACTTCGACGACCGCGTCCGCACCTTCTGCATGAACCCGTACGGCTTCGTCGTCACGGAAAATAACAATGGCCTCATGACGGTCAATGGCCATTCTTATGCGAATAAGAAGAGCCAGAATACAAACTTTGCGATCCTTGTTTCCAAGCAGTTCACCGAACCTTTCCATGAACCGATCGAATACGGCAAGTACATCGCATCCCTTGCCAATATGCTGGGCGGCGGCCCGATCGTACAGCGTCTGGGCGACCTTCGCGACGGACGCCGTTCGACGCCGGAACGCATCAGGAGAGGCCTTGTCCAGCCGACAATGCCATCTGCTGCACCGGGAGATTTATCTTTGGTCTTGCCATATCGCTTCTTAAAGGATATTATGGGGATGTTCGAAGCGCTGGATAAGGTAGCGCCGGGAGCCAATTCACGCCACACGCTTCTCTATGGCGTGGAAGTGAAGTTCTATTCCTCCCGGATCGAGCTGTCAAACAAGCTTGAAACAGTGATTCCTAATTTCTTTGCTATTGGTGATGGAGCCGGCATCACCAGGGGTCTTGCACAGGCCTCCGCAGCCGGCGTAGTCGTGGGTCG
- a CDS encoding metal-dependent transcriptional regulator: protein MTSGKEDYLKAIYLISESHELVTNKELSNMLHVSPPSVSEMITKLQKQGYVDYTAYKGSKMTRKGRREAGRLLRYHSLWEVFLVEKLDFSWSEAHEIAEGLEHQTTEPLSERLDNFLDHPVHTPRGDPIPRKDGSRSGITHRLLSDLEVGEMSHIRRVMEDYTLMDYVQGKNIGIDMEVTVKEKEPYEGPILLSTPIGDISLSYKAAQQIFVDDD from the coding sequence ATGACATCCGGCAAGGAAGATTATCTGAAAGCGATTTATCTCATCAGCGAATCCCATGAGCTGGTGACGAACAAGGAACTGTCAAACATGCTCCATGTATCGCCTCCGTCTGTTAGTGAAATGATTACGAAGCTGCAGAAGCAGGGGTATGTGGACTATACGGCATACAAGGGCAGCAAGATGACGAGGAAGGGCCGCCGCGAGGCAGGCCGCCTGCTGCGTTATCATTCTCTGTGGGAAGTGTTCCTCGTAGAGAAACTGGATTTCTCCTGGAGCGAGGCACATGAAATCGCAGAGGGTCTGGAACACCAGACGACGGAACCATTGTCTGAAAGACTGGACAATTTCCTGGATCATCCGGTCCACACACCGCGCGGTGATCCGATCCCGAGAAAGGACGGCAGCCGTTCCGGCATTACGCACCGCCTCCTGAGCGATCTGGAAGTGGGCGAGATGAGCCACATCCGCCGTGTCATGGAAGATTACACGCTGATGGATTATGTCCAGGGCAAGAATATCGGCATCGACATGGAAGTGACTGTGAAGGAGAAGGAACCGTACGAAGGTCCGATTCTTCTTTCCACGCCGATCGGGGATATTTCCCTGAGCTACAAGGCAGCACAGCAGATTTTCGTTGACGACGACTAA